The following coding sequences lie in one Drosophila bipectinata strain 14024-0381.07 chromosome XR, DbipHiC1v2, whole genome shotgun sequence genomic window:
- the LOC108119411 gene encoding uncharacterized protein, whose translation MATKQPRKVAPDGGWGWVACFGVSLVNLATRSIEPSFGLLFGDTLKELQVGTTGAAIIISALDVCMNFSGLFVGPLLKEFSYRKVAIAGSLLCGLGLALTSPATSMAHILSTYSVINGIGVGLSTSAAFVALNHYFKHKRGQAVGLSMAGTAMGMLIMPQLVRILLEAYDFRGAVLLLAGIALNATVGSVLLQPVKWHMKEEFDDEELMCISALPTPQPQLTIGGGAGGGAQSAVAAPEFKVIKEDGNEEDALPEMNTLLFHKHNPHQHSIRKNYSEMAMNTMNGSRLGLPKRPTFPRIMSLAGVQSAAGGESGGYPSQAEINATQLRCRKASVTSNLSYMDFTGSILQVHLNTGDVEFEQNDRELRRVGTATGSIVLGGHRDSFIKMKPTELDKQAEAAAALDEAEAKKKQKKAGFWKRFADLLDIDMLKDKMFLNLLFGLSIFYVAEMNFKMVTPFFFANLGYEKADVAFCLSITAITDIAARIVLPPIFDRTTIKKRTIFLVSIIFVALTRSIMAEQTEWTQLMVWLSICGFFRGSALSNFTLTVSEYCSLEKLPSAFGWHLVGKALFVISFGPLIGLIRDVTDSYPICIHTQSVCIMMCAFAWGIEYLVEYIHSRRRTADAAQLPTQDQAGPGAGTTTQQQQDVKL comes from the exons CTGGCCACCCGATCCATAGAGCCTTCATTTGGTCTGCTCTTCGGAGACACCCTCAAGGAGCTGCAGGTGGGAACCACGGGAGcggccatcatcatcagtgccCTGGACGTGTGCATGAACTTCTCGGGCCTGTTTGTGGGGCCTCTGCTAAAGGAGTTCTCCTACCGGAAGGTGGCCATTGCGGGGTCACTGCTGTGCGGCCTGGGCCTGGCCCTGACCTCGCCGGCGACGAGTATGGCCCATATCCTGAGCACCTACTCGGTGATCAACGGCATCGGAGTGGGTCTGTCCACGTCGGCGGCCTTTGTGGCGCTGAACCACTACTTCAAGCACAAACGCGGCCAGGCGGTGGGCCTGTCGATGGCTGGGACGGCCATGGGGATGCTCATTATGCCGCAGCTGGTGAGGATCCTGCTGGAGGCGTACGACTTCCGGGGGGCAGTACTGCTCCTGGCCGGCATTGCGCTGAATGCCACGGTGGGATCGGTTCTGCTGCAGCCGGTGAAGTGGCACATGAAGGAGGAGTTCGACGACGAGGAACTGATGTGCATCTCGGCCCTGCCCACGCCCCAGCCCCAGCTGACGATCGGGGGAGGGGCAGGAGGAGGTGCACAGTCGGCGGTCGCTGCTCCGGAGTTCAAGGTGATCAAGGAGGATGGAAACGAAGAGGATGCCCTGCCCGAGATGAACACCCTGCTGTTCCATAAGCACAATCCACACCAGCACTCGATCCGGAAGAACTACTCCGAAATGGCCATGAACACGATGAACGGCTCCCGGCTGGGTCTGCCCAAGAGGCCGACCTTCCCGCGGATCATGTCTCTGGCTGGAGTCCAGTCCGCCGCTGGCGGCGAGTCCGGCGGGTATCCCTCCCAGGCGGAGATCAATGCCACACAGCTGCGCTGCCGCAAGGCCTCTGTCACCTCGAACCTCTCCTACATGGACTTCACCGGCTCGATCCTCCAGGTCCACCTCAACACCGGCGACGTCGAGTTCGAGCAGAACGATCGGGAACTGCGCCGTGTCGGCACCGCCACCGGCAGCATCGTCCTTGGCGGACATCGCGACAGCTTCATCAAGATGAAGCCCACGGAGCTGGACAAGCAGGCCGAGGCAGCCGCCGCCCTCGACGAGGCCGAGGCcaagaagaagcagaagaaAGCCGGTTTCTGGAAGAGATTCGCCGATCTGCTGGACATCGACATGCTCAAGGACAAGATGTTCCTGAACCTCCTCTTCGGCCTCTCCATCTTCTACGTGGCGGAGATGAACTTCAAGATGGTCACGCCCTTCTTCTTCGCCAATCTCGGCTACGAGAAGGCCGACGTAGCCTTCTGCCTCTCCATCACCGCCATCACGGACATTGCCGCCCGTATCGTCCTGCCGCCCATCTTCGATCGCACCACCATCAAGAAGCGCACCATCTTCCTTGTCTCCATCATTTTTGTGGCCCTGACACGATCAA TTATGGCTGAGCAAACGGAATGGACTCAATTGATGGTTTGGCTCTCAATTTGTGGTTTCTTTAGAGGATCGGCGTTGAGCAACTTCACCCTGACTGTCTCGGAGTATTGTTCCTTGGAAAAGCTGCCATCAGCCTTTGGCTGGCATTTGGTGGGCAAGGCCCTGTTTGTGATCTCTTTTGGACCATTGATTg GTCTCATTCGGGATGTGACCGATAGCTATCCGATTTGCATACACACCCAAAGTGTGTGCATTATGATGTGTGCCTTCGCCTGGGGCATCGAGTACCTGGTGGAGTACATCCATTCCCGGCGTCGGACGGCGGATGCTGCCCAGTTGCCCACCCAGGATCAGGCAGGACCTGGAGCTGGAACGACaacacagcagcagcaggatgTCAAACTGTAA